In Peromyscus leucopus breed LL Stock chromosome 11, UCI_PerLeu_2.1, whole genome shotgun sequence, a genomic segment contains:
- the LOC114686107 gene encoding zinc finger protein 708-like isoform X2 gives MEEMLSFRDVAIDFSAEEWECLGPAQWSLYKDVMLENYSNLVFLGLAFSKPYLVTFLEQRQEPSDVKRQAAAIQTDIKPYKCKECGKACDWDSLLEYQRIHPGEKAYKCEECGKASDSCSVLSEHQIIDMGEKAYKCEECGKAICTCSGHSSYQRICIGENPYKCEECGKAFPTYSCLTEHEVEHTEQKFYSCEECGKLFYCQSHLTEHQRVHFQENSFKIEVCSEDFCSPIELSDDQRFCIEEKPYKYEECVKAFSACSMLSDHPGIHPGEKAYKCEECGNAFCALHSVSKQLKIDCEVKSYKCEECGKAFPSHLSLIQHKIGHTREKPYQCEECGKMFYCSSNLKQHQITHSQEKPYKCEVCGKVFRTCWQLSKHLRIHSGEKPYKCEECGKAFYTLSYLTHHKLGHTGEKPYKCEECGKTFYYPSVLKEHQAIHSGEKPYRCEECGKDFCTRSGRSRHQRIHTGEKPYKCEQCGKAFSTHSYLSHHKIVHTGHKPYKCEECGKKFYYPSRLKEHQRIHSQENPYKCEICGKAFYTHSYFTQHKLGHTGEKPYKCEECGKTFYYPSILREHQAIHSGKKPYRCEECGKDFCTRSGRSRHQRIHTGEKPHKCEECGKVFSTHSYLTQHKVVHSGEKPYKCEECGKKFYYPSRLKEHQRIHSQENPYKCDICGKAFYTHSYLTQHKLGHTGEKPYKCEECGKTFYYPSILREHQAIHSGKKPYRCEECGKDFCTRSGRSRHQRIHTGEKPYKCEQCGKAFSTHSYLSQHKVVHSGEKPYKCEECGKMFYYPSRLKEHQRIHSQENSYKCEVCGSVFSAPLELATHLNIHSAGV, from the exons ATGGAG GAAATGCTGTCATTCAGGGATGTGGCCATTGATTTCTCTGCAGAGGAGTGGGAATGCCTAGGCCCTGCTCAGTGGAGTCTGTACAaggatgtgatgctggagaattACAGCAACCTTGTGTTTCTAG GGCTTGCTTTCTCTAAGCCATACCTGGTCACCTTTCTAGAACAAAGACAAGAGCCTTCAGATGTGAAGAGACAAGCAGCTGCCATACAAACAG ATATAAAACCatataaatgtaaagaatgtggcAAAGCCTGTGATTGGGACTCACTCCTTGAATACCAGAGAATTCATCCAGGAGAGAAAGCCTataagtgtgaagaatgtggtaaGGCTTCCGATTCTTGCTCAGTACTCTCTGAACACCAGATAATTGATATGGGAGAGAAagcctacaagtgtgaagaatgtggcaaagccATTTGTACTTGCTCAGGACATTCTAGCTACCAGAGAATTTGTATTGGAGAGAAcccctacaagtgtgaagaatgtggaaaagccttccCCACGTATTCATGTCTTACTGAGCACGAGGTCGAACACACTGAACAGAAATTCTACAGCTGTGAGGAATGTGGGAAACTGTTTTATTGTCAGTCTCACCTTACAGAGCATCAAAGAGTTCATTTCCAAGAGAATTCCTTTAAGATTGAAGTATGTAGCGAGGACTTTTGTTCTCCCATAGAACTTTCTGACGACCAGAGATTCTGTATTGAAGAGAAGCCCTACAAGTATGAAGAATGTGTTAAGGCCTTTAGTGCTTGCTCAATGCTTTCTGATCACCCGGGAATTCATCCAGGAGAGAAagcctacaagtgtgaagaatgtggcaatGCCTTTTGTGCACTCCATTCAGTATCTAAACAGCTGAAAATTGATTGTGAAGTGAAgtcctacaagtgtgaagaatgtgggaaagcctttccTAGTCATCTTTCCCTGATTCAGCATAAGATAGGTCATACTAGAGAGAAACCTTACcaatgtgaagaatgtggcaaaaTGTTTTACTGTTCTTCAAACCTTAAGCAACATCAAATAACTCATTCTCAAGAGAAACCCTATAAGTGTGAAGTATGTGGCAAGGTCTTTAGAACTTGCTGGCAACTTTCTAAACACCTGAGAAtccattctggagagaaaccatacaagtgtgaagaatgtggcaaagccttttATACTCTCTCATACCTTACTCATCACAAATTAGgtcatactggggagaaaccttacaaatgtgagGAATGTGGCAAGACCTTTTACTATCCTTCAGTCCTTAAGGAACACCAAGCaattcattctggagagaaaccatacagGTGTGAAGAATGCGGCAAGGACTTCTGTACGCGCTCAGGACGTTCTAGACACCAgcgaattcatactggagagaaaccctacaaatgtgaGCAATGTGGAAAGGCCTTTTCTACTCATTCATACCTTTCTCATCACAAGATAGTTCACACTGGCCATaaaccctacaagtgtgaggAATGTGGCAAAAAGTTTTACTATCCTTCTCGCCTTAAggaacatcaaagaattcattctcAAGAGAACCCTTACAAGTGTGAAATTTGTGGCAAAGCCTTTTATACTCATTCATACTTTACTCAGCACAAATTAggtcatactggagaaaaaccttacaaatgtgaGGAATGTGGCAAGACCTTTTACTATCCTTCAATCCTTAGGGAACACCAAGCAATTCATTCTGGAAAGAAACCATACaggtgtgaagaatgtggcaaggACTTCTGTACGCGCTCAGGACGTTCTAGACaccaaagaattcatactggagagaaaccccacaagtgtgaagaatgtgggaaAGTCTTTTCTACTCATTCATACCTTACTCAGCATAAGGTGGTTCactctggagagaaaccctacaagtgtgaggAATGTGGCAAAAAGTTTTACTATCCTTCTCGCCTTAAGGAACATCAACGAATTCATTCTCAAGAGAACCCTTACAAGTGTGATATATGTGGCAAAGCCTTTTATACTCACTCATACCTTACTCAGCACAAGTTaggtcatactggagagaaaccttacaaatgtgagGAATGTGGCAAGACCTTTTACTATCCTTCAATCCTTAGGGAACACCAAGCAATTCATTCTGGAAAGAAACCATACAGGTGTGAAGAATGCGGCAAGGACTTCTGTACGCGCTCAGGACGTTCTAGACACCAgcgaattcatactggagagaaaccctacaagtgtgagCAATGTGGAAAGGCCTTTTCTACTCATTCATACCTTTCGCAGCACAAGGTGGTTCactctggagagaaaccctacaagtgtgaggAATGTGGAAAGATGTTTTACTATCCTTCTCGCCTTAAGGAACATCAACGAATTCATTCTCAAGAGAATTCCTACAAGTGTGAAGTGTGTGGCAGTGTCTTTAGTGCTCCCTTAGAACTTGCTACACACCTGAATATTCATTCTGCAGGTGTGTAG
- the LOC114686107 gene encoding zinc finger protein 708-like isoform X1: MEVGPGCRASLQEMLSFRDVAIDFSAEEWECLGPAQWSLYKDVMLENYSNLVFLGLAFSKPYLVTFLEQRQEPSDVKRQAAAIQTDIKPYKCKECGKACDWDSLLEYQRIHPGEKAYKCEECGKASDSCSVLSEHQIIDMGEKAYKCEECGKAICTCSGHSSYQRICIGENPYKCEECGKAFPTYSCLTEHEVEHTEQKFYSCEECGKLFYCQSHLTEHQRVHFQENSFKIEVCSEDFCSPIELSDDQRFCIEEKPYKYEECVKAFSACSMLSDHPGIHPGEKAYKCEECGNAFCALHSVSKQLKIDCEVKSYKCEECGKAFPSHLSLIQHKIGHTREKPYQCEECGKMFYCSSNLKQHQITHSQEKPYKCEVCGKVFRTCWQLSKHLRIHSGEKPYKCEECGKAFYTLSYLTHHKLGHTGEKPYKCEECGKTFYYPSVLKEHQAIHSGEKPYRCEECGKDFCTRSGRSRHQRIHTGEKPYKCEQCGKAFSTHSYLSHHKIVHTGHKPYKCEECGKKFYYPSRLKEHQRIHSQENPYKCEICGKAFYTHSYFTQHKLGHTGEKPYKCEECGKTFYYPSILREHQAIHSGKKPYRCEECGKDFCTRSGRSRHQRIHTGEKPHKCEECGKVFSTHSYLTQHKVVHSGEKPYKCEECGKKFYYPSRLKEHQRIHSQENPYKCDICGKAFYTHSYLTQHKLGHTGEKPYKCEECGKTFYYPSILREHQAIHSGKKPYRCEECGKDFCTRSGRSRHQRIHTGEKPYKCEQCGKAFSTHSYLSQHKVVHSGEKPYKCEECGKMFYYPSRLKEHQRIHSQENSYKCEVCGSVFSAPLELATHLNIHSAGV; the protein is encoded by the exons ATGGAGGTTGGTCCAGGCTGCCGCGCATCTCTGCAG GAAATGCTGTCATTCAGGGATGTGGCCATTGATTTCTCTGCAGAGGAGTGGGAATGCCTAGGCCCTGCTCAGTGGAGTCTGTACAaggatgtgatgctggagaattACAGCAACCTTGTGTTTCTAG GGCTTGCTTTCTCTAAGCCATACCTGGTCACCTTTCTAGAACAAAGACAAGAGCCTTCAGATGTGAAGAGACAAGCAGCTGCCATACAAACAG ATATAAAACCatataaatgtaaagaatgtggcAAAGCCTGTGATTGGGACTCACTCCTTGAATACCAGAGAATTCATCCAGGAGAGAAAGCCTataagtgtgaagaatgtggtaaGGCTTCCGATTCTTGCTCAGTACTCTCTGAACACCAGATAATTGATATGGGAGAGAAagcctacaagtgtgaagaatgtggcaaagccATTTGTACTTGCTCAGGACATTCTAGCTACCAGAGAATTTGTATTGGAGAGAAcccctacaagtgtgaagaatgtggaaaagccttccCCACGTATTCATGTCTTACTGAGCACGAGGTCGAACACACTGAACAGAAATTCTACAGCTGTGAGGAATGTGGGAAACTGTTTTATTGTCAGTCTCACCTTACAGAGCATCAAAGAGTTCATTTCCAAGAGAATTCCTTTAAGATTGAAGTATGTAGCGAGGACTTTTGTTCTCCCATAGAACTTTCTGACGACCAGAGATTCTGTATTGAAGAGAAGCCCTACAAGTATGAAGAATGTGTTAAGGCCTTTAGTGCTTGCTCAATGCTTTCTGATCACCCGGGAATTCATCCAGGAGAGAAagcctacaagtgtgaagaatgtggcaatGCCTTTTGTGCACTCCATTCAGTATCTAAACAGCTGAAAATTGATTGTGAAGTGAAgtcctacaagtgtgaagaatgtgggaaagcctttccTAGTCATCTTTCCCTGATTCAGCATAAGATAGGTCATACTAGAGAGAAACCTTACcaatgtgaagaatgtggcaaaaTGTTTTACTGTTCTTCAAACCTTAAGCAACATCAAATAACTCATTCTCAAGAGAAACCCTATAAGTGTGAAGTATGTGGCAAGGTCTTTAGAACTTGCTGGCAACTTTCTAAACACCTGAGAAtccattctggagagaaaccatacaagtgtgaagaatgtggcaaagccttttATACTCTCTCATACCTTACTCATCACAAATTAGgtcatactggggagaaaccttacaaatgtgagGAATGTGGCAAGACCTTTTACTATCCTTCAGTCCTTAAGGAACACCAAGCaattcattctggagagaaaccatacagGTGTGAAGAATGCGGCAAGGACTTCTGTACGCGCTCAGGACGTTCTAGACACCAgcgaattcatactggagagaaaccctacaaatgtgaGCAATGTGGAAAGGCCTTTTCTACTCATTCATACCTTTCTCATCACAAGATAGTTCACACTGGCCATaaaccctacaagtgtgaggAATGTGGCAAAAAGTTTTACTATCCTTCTCGCCTTAAggaacatcaaagaattcattctcAAGAGAACCCTTACAAGTGTGAAATTTGTGGCAAAGCCTTTTATACTCATTCATACTTTACTCAGCACAAATTAggtcatactggagaaaaaccttacaaatgtgaGGAATGTGGCAAGACCTTTTACTATCCTTCAATCCTTAGGGAACACCAAGCAATTCATTCTGGAAAGAAACCATACaggtgtgaagaatgtggcaaggACTTCTGTACGCGCTCAGGACGTTCTAGACaccaaagaattcatactggagagaaaccccacaagtgtgaagaatgtgggaaAGTCTTTTCTACTCATTCATACCTTACTCAGCATAAGGTGGTTCactctggagagaaaccctacaagtgtgaggAATGTGGCAAAAAGTTTTACTATCCTTCTCGCCTTAAGGAACATCAACGAATTCATTCTCAAGAGAACCCTTACAAGTGTGATATATGTGGCAAAGCCTTTTATACTCACTCATACCTTACTCAGCACAAGTTaggtcatactggagagaaaccttacaaatgtgagGAATGTGGCAAGACCTTTTACTATCCTTCAATCCTTAGGGAACACCAAGCAATTCATTCTGGAAAGAAACCATACAGGTGTGAAGAATGCGGCAAGGACTTCTGTACGCGCTCAGGACGTTCTAGACACCAgcgaattcatactggagagaaaccctacaagtgtgagCAATGTGGAAAGGCCTTTTCTACTCATTCATACCTTTCGCAGCACAAGGTGGTTCactctggagagaaaccctacaagtgtgaggAATGTGGAAAGATGTTTTACTATCCTTCTCGCCTTAAGGAACATCAACGAATTCATTCTCAAGAGAATTCCTACAAGTGTGAAGTGTGTGGCAGTGTCTTTAGTGCTCCCTTAGAACTTGCTACACACCTGAATATTCATTCTGCAGGTGTGTAG